In Erigeron canadensis isolate Cc75 chromosome 7, C_canadensis_v1, whole genome shotgun sequence, one DNA window encodes the following:
- the LOC122609228 gene encoding UDP-glucose iridoid glucosyltransferase-like: protein MGDGRTRGKPLVLVASPFQGHMTPMLQLGSVLHSKGFSITIVHTKLNSPDPSNHPEFTFLPLFDNFLAIDASANFTKFCEVLNNNCKMQLQDHLTRKIKEGKEANDEMNQRITIIHDNIMYFVEEVASNLNLPSIVFRSSSASYMPAFLALPKLHAQGQLPVQDSMLQKLVPELYPLRYKDLPFNKTSTELAKEMFALAEHIRAPSAIIWNTIDFLEHSVLTKLRQHYKIPIFAIGPLNEMARGPSTSFLKEDTDCISWLDKQAPKSVIYVSLGSLATMNESELAETAWGLANSKQPFLWVVRPGSVNGSEWIEFLPEGFTEQVKGRGLVLKWAPQKEVLAHYAVGVFWSHCGWNSTLESISEGVPMICQPWMGDQCVNSRYLCYVWKVGLELENLERKVIANAIRRLLVDDEGKEMRQRAISMKEKAKYALCKGGSSFNSLNNLVEFILARF from the exons ATGGGGGATGGGAGAACAAGAGGCAAACCTTTGGTGCTAGTAGCAAGTCCATTTCAAGGTCATATGACTCCCATGCTTCAACTAGGCAGTGTTCTTCATTCCAAAGGCTTTTCCATAACCATAGTTCACACCAAATTGAATTCTCCTGACCCTTCAAACCACCCCGAGTTCACGTTTCTTCCTCTTTTCGACAACTTTTTAGCCATCGATGCTTCGGCCAACTTCACAAAGTTTTGTGAAGTACTTAATAATAACTGCAAAATGCAGCTACAAGACCACTTGACTCGAAAGATTAAAGAAGGGAAAGAAGCAAACGATGAAATGAATCAAAGGATCACAATCATACATGATAATATCATGTACTTTGTAGAAGAAGTTGCTAGCAATTTGAATCTTCCTAGCATAGTTTTTCGCAGTTCTAGCGCATCATATATGCCGGCTTTCCTTGCCCTTCCTAAACTTCATGCACAAGGCCAACTTCCCGTGCAAG ATTCCATGCTGCAAAAGCTAGTGCCCGAGCTCTATCCGCTTAGATACAAAGATTTACCATTTAATAAGACATCTACAGAACTTGCAAAGGAAATGTTTGCACTTGCAGAGCATATTAGAGCCCCTTCAGCTATTATTTGGAACACTATTGATTTTCTAGAGCATTCAGTGCTTACAAAACTCCGGCAGCACTACAAGATTCCAATTTTTGCGATAGGCCCATTAAATGAAATGGCAAGAGGCCCGTCTACTAGTTTTCTCAAAGAGGACACCGATTGTATCTCATGGCTCGATAAACAAGCTCCAAAGTCGGTTATTTATGTAAGTTTAGGGAGTTTAGCCACTATGAATGAAAGTGAGTTAGCTGAAACAGCTTGGGGGCTAGCTAATAGTAAACAACCATTTCTATGGGTTGTTAGGCCCGGTTCAGTTAATGGGTcggaatggattgagtttttgcCAGAAGGTTTTACGGAACAAGTAAAAGGCAGAGGTCTCGTGCTAAAATGGGCGCCACAAAAAGAAGTTTTGGCACATTATGCGGTTGGAGTGTTTTGGAGCCATTGTGGTTGGAACTCGACTTTGGAAAGTATTTCTGAAGGGGTTCCAATGATATGCCAGCCGTGGATGGGGGACCAATGTGTAAATTCTAGGTATTTGTGTTATGTATGGAAAGTGGGCTTGGAATTGGAAAATTTGGAACGAAAAGTGATTGCGAATGCAATTAGAAGGCTTTTGGTGGATGATGAAGGGAAAGAAATGAGGCAAAGAGCAATTAGCATGAAAGAAAAGGCCAAATATGCTTTGTGCAAAGGAGGGTCTTCATTCAACTCCTTGAATaacttggtagaattcatcttGGCAAGATTTTAG
- the LOC122608632 gene encoding copper transporter 1-like, which produces MMMMNGGNTTMGMPRRKKMMMHMTFYWGKDALILFTGWPGVDNTGMYVLALFFVFFLAIIVEWLAHCNAVMMKSNGVASTLAQTLVYTIRVGLGFMVMLALMSFNFGVFLTAVLGHALGFFFFRVIMRSSEHQDVVSTAC; this is translated from the coding sequence atgatgatgatgaatggcGGAAACACGACAATGGGAATGCCACGACGAAAGAAAATGATGATGCACATGACGTTTTATTGGGGGAAAGACGCGTTGATCCTATTTACAGGTTGGCCCGGGGTTGATAATACTGGAATGTATGTTTTAGCACTCTTTTTTGTGTTCTTTCTAGCTATCATTGTGGAATGGCTTGCACATTGCAACGCCGTTATGATGAAATCAAATGGTGTAGCGTCGACTTTGGCTCAAACGTTGGTGTACACTATACGTGTGGGGCTCGGGTTCATGGTGATGTTGGCATTGATGTCGTTTAATTTTGGTGTGTTTTTGACTGCTGTGTTGGGACATGCTCTAGGGTTCTTTTTCTTTCGAGTGATTATGAGATCGTCGGAGCACCAAGATGTGGTTTCGACTGCCTGTTAA
- the LOC122608019 gene encoding UDP-glycosyltransferase 76H1-like, producing the protein MEEHDRKRLPILVVLTATPFHGHMTPTLQLATALHAKGFSIAVAHSKLNPPNPSNHPPDFTFLPLFDTLLAIDHSGSFTNFINTINTECRASFKEHLTRLISEGNKRIVVIYDNLMFFAASVAIELNLAAIIFRSCSAAYFPAFFVRQQLHQQNRFLEQDFVMQDIVPNHHPLRYKDLPFAQSSIEDWRQLGVIFSKQAHPSAVIWNTIRSLEDESLAKVKEHYQVPVFAVGPLHKITPSPQTNFLKEDISCITWLDKQAPKSVVYISFGSLVTLDAKVLTEMAWGLANSNQRFLWAVRPGSVSGHEWLEFLPEGFLEETKERGLIVKWAPQKEVLAHFAVGAFWSHCGWNSILECMSEGVPMICQPFTADQWVNVRYVSYVWKIGLELEVFERGEVECMIRRLMADKEGEQIRIRVNDMKEMAKQAVEIGGISRESLADLVNFILSC; encoded by the exons ATGGAAGAACATGACCGAAAACGGCTGCCAATATTGGTGGTGCTAACCGCAACGCCATTTCATGGTCACATGACTCCAACACTCCAGTTAGCCACAGCCCTTCATGCAAAAGGCTTTTCCATAGCCGTAGCTCATTCAAAACTAAACCCTCCTAACCCATCTAACCATCCTCCAGACTTCACCTTTCTCCCACTTTTCGACACATTATTAGCTATCGATCATTCTGGTAGCTTCACTAATTTCATCAACACTATTAATACCGAGTGTAGAGCATCATTTAAGGAACACTTGACTCGGTTGATAAGTGAAGGAAATAAACGGATAGTTGTCATCTATGATAACCTTATGTTTTTTGCAGCAAGCGTTGCTATCGAGTTGAATCTTGCTGCTATCATTTTTCGTAGTTGTAGTGCTGCTTACTTTCCTGCTTTCTTTGTTCGGCAGCAGCTCCATCAACAGAACAGATTTCTTGAACAAG ATTTTGTGATGCAGGACATCGTGCCAAATCACCATCCTCTTAGATACAAAGATCTACCCTTTGCGCAATCTTCTATCGAAGATTGGAGACAACTCGGTGTAATATTCAGCAAACAAGCACACCCTTCAGCTGTTATCTGGAACACCATTAGATCCCTTGAAGATGAGTCATTAGCCAAAGTCAAAGAACACTACCAGGTTCCAGTTTTTGCAGTCGGGCCACTGCACAAAATAACACCAAGCCCACAAACCAATTTTCTCAAAGAGGACATCAGTTGCATCACTTGGCTCGATAAACAAGCTCCAAAATCCGTGGTTTACATAAGCTTTGGAAGCTTAGTCACATTGGATGCTAAAGTGCTAACCGAGATGGCATGGGGTCTAGCAAATAGTAACCAACGGTTTCTATGGGCTGTTCGGCCCGGTTCAGTAAGTGGACACGAATGGCTAGAGTTTTTGCCAGAGGGATTTCTAGAAGAAACTAAAGAACGAGGTTTGATTGTAAAATGGGCTCCCCAAAAGGAAGTGTTGGCCCATTTTGCAGTTGGTGCATTTTGGAGTCATTGTGGTTGGAACTCGATATTGGAATGTATGTCAGAAGGGGTTCCAATGATATGTCAACCATTTACCGCGGACCAATGGGTTAACGTGCGTTACGTGAGCTACGTGTGGAAGATAGGACTCGAGTTGGAGGTCTTCGAGAGAGGGGAGGTAGAATGTATGATTAGAAGACTTATGGCTGATAAAGAAGGGGAGCAAATCAGAATTAGAGTAAATGATATGAAGGAAATGGCTAAACAAGCAGTGGAAATTGGAGGTATTTCTCGTGAATCATTGGCCGATTTGGTGAATTTTATTTTGTCATGTTGA
- the LOC122608560 gene encoding uncharacterized protein LOC122608560, whose translation MHNYTKILNFNFYCSTAFFQVAGHTCCLRCSQPIQYEALDSQVWSTVHGTSVENVAKNTAIANSGVMNTDRRSILQERIEPCPLSSSIYYGGQEDMYIHASKDLTSKLYTKFSVEQDSKEGEESNHLQGATRGNWWQGSLYY comes from the exons ATGCATAACTACACAAAAATTCTGAACTTCAATTTTTATTGCTCAACTGCATTCTTTCAGGTGGCAGGACACACCTGTTGTTTGAGATGCTCACAGCCTATACAATATGAGGCCCTTGATAGCCAGGTCTGGTCCACTGTTCATGGAACTTCAG TAGAGAATGTTGCTAAAAACACTGCAATTGCAAATAGTGGTGTGATGAATACGGACAGAAGGTCCATCCTTCAGGAGAGAATAGAACCATGTCCACTAAGCTCATCAATCTACTATGGTGGACAAGAAGATATGTATATCCATGCTTCCAAGGATCTGACCTCAAAATTATATACTAAA TTTTCTGTGGAACAGGATTCTAAAGAGGGGGAGGAGTCCAACCATCTGCAGGGTGCTACTAGAGGAAACTGGTGGCAAG GATCTCTTTACTATTAA